Proteins encoded within one genomic window of Apis mellifera strain DH4 linkage group LG1, Amel_HAv3.1, whole genome shotgun sequence:
- the LOC725945 gene encoding zinc finger protein 555: MVQIEGTHFFALAMGESFDITVLMAQKVTNACRTCDSVEAELPWTPPSSVDAKRKHQIKDNSTKCNNIWTSSRLPIVTRYTFNKENNIFWNKELNIADVELGSRNFSEIENTIPSTTPNVSVNTNQAMVDTSNEQKVEKVQIPLPSNAKKVEYPVNVSNNEIKVAVNLNRMFDGAENQTTSQTLYIATNKKQIDSQNQYLGGNMKTTGVENPQNWKRNKTMHYCPYCRKSFDRPWVLKGHLRLHTGERPFECPVCHKSFADRSNLRAHQRTRNHHQWQWRCGECFKAFSQRRYLERHCPEACRKYRISQRREQNCS, from the exons ATGGTACAGATAGAAGGTACGCATTTTTTCGCGTTAGCTATGGGTGAATCTTTCGACATTACAGTACTGATGGCACAGAAGGTGACAAATGCCTGTCGAACGTGTGACAGTG TAGAGGCAGAATTACCATGGACTCCGCCATCGTCGGTCGACGCGAAGAGAAAACATCAGATTAAAGACAATTCCACgaaatgcaataatatatgGACCTCCTCGAGATTGCCAATTGTAACACGTTACACGTTCAATAAAGAGAACAACATATTTTGGAACAAGGAGTTGAATATAGCAGACGTGGAATTGggctcgagaaatttttccgaGATTGAGAATACGATACCGTCGACCACTCCGAATGTCTCTGTGAATACCAATCAGGCAATGGTGGACACGAGCAATGAGCAAAAGGTGGAAAAAGTGCAAATACCATTGCCCTCGAACGCGAAAAAAGTAGAGTATCCGGTAAACGTGAGTAACAACGAGATCAAGGTGGCTGTGAATTTGAATAGGATGTTCGATGGGGCTGAGAATCAGACCACCTCGCAGACTTTGTATATTGCCACGAATAAGAAACAGATTGATTCCCAGAATCAATATTTAGGAGGGAATATGAAAACTACGGGGGTGGAGAATCCCCAGAAttggaagagaaataaaactaTGCATTATTGCCCTTATTGTCGCAAGAGTTTCGATCGTCCATGGGTTTTGAAGGGTCATCTGCGTCTTCACACGGGTGAACGACCTTTTGAATGTCCGGTCTGCCATAAATCCTTTGCCGATCg ATCAAATTTACGTGCGCATCAAAGGACTCGGAATCACCATCAATGGCAATGGCGATGCGGGGAATGTTTCAAAGCATTCTCGCAAAGACGATATTTAGAACGACATTGCCCCGAAGCTTgtagaaaatatcgaatatctcAAAGGAGGGAACAGAATTGTAGTTAG
- the LOC725920 gene encoding vitellogenin receptor: protein MSRNLLVFFVLTNFYCSSIDTTVIRCDPPDFFHCNNGKCISSLFRCDGENECGDNSDEMDCNGVETNLQMIRCTTDEFQCADHSCIPEEKFCDAKSDCYDGSDEYVGCVKELKCNNNFRCKDSHCIRNEWVCDGVPDCPDKSDEEKCENNIVSIEKCNNEHDRYLCKNQRCIFLNATCNEKNDCGDNSDEDLDACKKADASCKLTAKCEHNCRKTPKGAQCSCRSGYKLTNNQTCTDINECDNYGICDQQCINNAGSYSCLCQPGYIMQDDKKTCKADGGEATMVFSIKSEIHGYYLDSQIYFPISRNLQHAVAVSLDANYIYWSDIENGNEAIIKSLEDGSQREVIVTTGLNSPDNIAVDWVTDNVYFTDSGYMHIGVCNNDGSYCTVIIKERRDKPRGLALLPSNGIFYWTEWGMNSSILMAGMDGKNITVLVNQDLEWPNSLSIDYPNNRLYWIDTKQKVIESIKLDGTDRRIVLKGIAKKPFSLAVFENKLYWSDWLSNTIQSCDKFSGKDWQTLVNTNNTVYGIHIYHSVLKPKIPNPCNSKPCSQLCLLNSQNGYTCACSLDKELNYDNHTCRAIKKKMHLIIAAGNTFIDYYHELLGKPKMATSIMLKRVTAIAYNPLTGGLLASDQLTDTIFHLNTHTGEVKSIITIENEILGGMDFDYIGNNVYLSDVKHKTIEIHSLNSKEKTIFYFKDEPYDIALVPEEGIMMVVFRSDGLYYIDLMNMNGLGPKITIVGNKTLLIGPKISLSYDGDFKQLFWCDQGSGRIGSTTIPGFETYILRTGLSEPVSLAILGNYLFWTQYKSNQLYWTSKTITKQYQKRITLQTPENVDKMQLIGMHKTYVKEHPCRKNNGNCSHVCLLSNNPSSYICACPPDMMLNIDNRKCNSQTTCNTGEIKCGEHDKCIKSYQRCDGTIDCPSGEDESSSFCEDFHWSTCKHQDQFRCKNGECISKSNYCNSHYDCADRSDEEGCVKKECDSNEFQCHEGACISKYLVCNGYNDCTDLSDELNCNKHKCDNDSFACEIGTCIPKTWKCDGEVDCPDGSDESEICQRKKCSSEMFTCFNGRCIDLILKCNGISECEDDSDEKYCNDKSRNNNINCTADEYKCFDSDLCIPKRFRCDGIKNCPKNDDERDCARCNEAEYVCENKKCIEKSWVCDRIDDCGDGSDERNCDGSNWKMNSISMVSNCKEFKCSNGICLPFSKVCDGKIDCSDQSDEFGDCEISCTKNNPCTNMCHKTPTGPVCSCRNGYHLSNDLKTCEDIDECKQNICSQICHNTNGSFICSCYEGYVIRSDKTSCKVAGSQMEIIIVSDTHIRKLSSNLNSIEFIYKEIDFEINGIDVNTREDTIYWSNEMLGMINKIHVKTKERKTVTGLGRPEALAVDWITDNVYFNNNDYSSSIEVCNLEQKKCAKIVSIAGKNHVISIAVEPKKGWLFWSQTSWAFYDRPMSKIYRSNTMGNNATAIVHLDLGLVLALTIDYTRSKLYWSDTHFKNIESSNLDGSNRAVVLNTGIHQAMSINIYEDFLYWLMGGTGIIRKCKLYGDKSCTTIPIGTSNINKYFIILHTIRQPIGKNVCEKYKCNYMCVLGNNGPACICPDGYPKDSKNTCLENMNTKLIFNSSLVIYKNESIRHQNGTLIGIIITVLACIIIGSAYFYYQKIKPNFSKKNNLSIHFQNPSYDQRNEIAPTLNCISGLPPGEHEYVNPIIDIQKNQNENITQKNEKQMTKILNFDRSDNESEESANKQDISLI from the exons ATGTCTCGCAATTTACTCGTGTTCTTCGTTTTGACCAACTTCTATTGCTCGAGCATCGATACCACAG TCATACGCTGCGACCCGCCGGATTTTTTCCATTGCAACAACGGAAAATGTATATCATCTCTCTTCCGCTGCGATGGAGAAAACGAATGCGGTGACAATTCCGACGAAATGGATTGCAATGGCGTcgaa ACAAATCTTCAAATGATCCGTTGCACCACCGACGAGTTCCAATGTGCCGATCATTCTTGCATACCGGAAGAGAAATTTTGCGACGCGAAATCCGATTGTTACGACGGAAGCGACGAATACGTTGGTTGCGTGAAAGAA CTAAAATGCAACAACAATTTCCGGTGCAAAGATAGCCATTGCATAAGAAACGAATGGGTTTGTGACGGTGTACCAGACTGTCCTGATAAAAGTGATGAGGAAAAATGtg AGAACAATATAGTATCCATCGAGAAATGCAATAATGAGCACGATAGATATTTATGCAAGAATCAAAgatgtatttttttgaatgCAACTTGCAACGAGAAAAATGATTGTGGTGATAATTCGGATGAAGATCTAGATGCTTGCAAAAAgg CCGATGCGTCGTGCAAATTGACAGCAAAATGTGAACACAATTGCAGGAAAACACCTAAAGGTGCTCAGTGTTCCTGTCGATCTGGTTACAAATTAACGAATAATCAAACTTGCACAG ATATAAATGAATGCGACAATTATGGAATTTGTGATCAACAATGTATCAATAATGCTGGATCTTACTCATGTTTGTGCCAACCTGGTTACATTATGCAGGATGACAAGAAAACTTGCAAAGCTGATG GTGGGGAAGCTACTAtggtattttcaattaaatcagAAATCCATGGTTATTATCTTGATTCTCAGATATACTTCCCGATATCTCGAAATTTGCAACATGCTGTCGCTGTTTCTTTGgatgcaaattatatatattggtcCGATATCGAGAATGGAAACGAAGCAATAATCAAAAGTTTGGAAGATGGTTCACAGCGAGAAGTTATTGTTACAACag gttTGAATAGTCCTGATAATATAGCAGTAGATTGGGTAACAGATAATGTTTATTTCACGGACAGTGGTTATATGCATATCGGTGTTTGCAACAATGATGGTTCTTACTGTACTGTCATaatcaaagaaagaagagataaaCCAAGAGGTCTTGCTTTGTTACCATCCAATGG tatattttattggaCCGAATGGGGGATGAATTCAAGCATATTAATGGCAGGAATGGATGGTAAAAATATCACCGTATTGGTCAATCAAGATTTGGAATGGCCAAATAGTTTATCTATCGATTATCCGAACAATAGATTGTATTGGATAGATACTAAACAAAAAGTgatcgaatcgataaaattggaTGGTACAGATCGAAGG ATCGTATTAAAAGGAATAGCAAAAAAGCCATTTTCATTGGCTGTATTCGAAAATAAGTTGTATTGGAGCGACTGGTTATCTAACACTATACAATCTTGCGATAAATTCAGTGGGAAAGATTGGCAAACTTTAgtgaatacaaataatactGTTTATGGCATACACATATACCATTCCGTTTTGAAaccaaaa atacCGAATCCGTGCAATTCGAAACCTTGTTCCCAATTGTGTTTATTGAATTCGCAAAATGGTTACACTTGCGCATGCTCATTGGACAAAGAATTGAATTACGATAATCACACATGTCGTG cgataaaaaagaagatgcaCTTGATTATCGCAGCAGGAAACAcgtttatagattattatcacGAATTATTAGGAAAACCAAAAATGGCGACAAGTATTATGCTGAAACGCGTTACTGCAATTGCTTATAATCCTCTCACTG GTGGTTTACTAGCCAGTGATCAACTGACAGATACCATTTTCCATTTGAACACACATACTGGTGAAGTGAAGAGCATAATAACTATCGAAAACGAAATACTAGGCGGAATGGATTTCGATTACATtggaaataatgtatatttgtcGGATGTGAAGCATAAAACTATCGAGATCCATAGTTTGAATAGCAAAGAGAaaactattttctatttcaaagaTGAACCTTACGACATTGCCCTTGTACCTGAAGAAGG TATCATGATGGTCGTATTTCGAAGCGatggattatattatatagactTGATGAATATGAATGGGCTTGGACCGAAAATCACAATTGTAGGAAATAAAACTCTATTAATTGGACCAAAGATATCCTTATCCTATGATGGAgatttcaaacaattattttgGTGTGATCAAGGTTCCGGTCGTATCGGTAGCACGACCATTCCAG gTTTCGAAACGTATATCTTGCGTACTGGTTTATCAGAACCTGTGAGTCTTGCTATTCttggtaattatttattttggacGCAATACAAATCGAATCAGTTGTACTGGACTAGCAAAACCATTACAAAGCAATATCAAAAGCGCATTACATTAC AAACGCCTGAAAATGTGGACAAAATGCAATTAATAGGTATGCACAAAACATATGTAAAGGAACATCCTTGTCGTAAAAATAACGGAAACTGTTCCCACGTGTGCCTATTGTCTAATAATCCTTCTTCATAC ATTTGCGCTTGTCCACCTGACATGATGTTGAACATAGATAATCGAAAATGTAATTCTCAAACTACGTGCAATACTGGAGAAATAAAATGCGGAGAACACGATAAATGCATAAAATCCTATCAAAG ATGTGATGGAACCATAGATTGTCCTAGCGGAGAAGATGAATCAAGTAGTTTTTGCGAAGATTTTCACTGGTCCACTTGCAAACACCAAGATCAATTTCGATGTAAAAACGGCGAATGTATAAGCAAGTCGAATTACTGCAATTCCCACTATGACTGTGCGGATCGTTCGGATGAGGAAGGCTGCGTTAAAAAGGAATGCGACTCCA ATGAATTTCAATGTCACGAGGGAGCTTGCATATCGAAATATCTCGTGTGTAACGGTTATAATGACTGCACCGATCTTTCTGACGAACTCAATTGTAACAAACACAAGTGCGACAACGATAGCTTCGCGTGTGAAATCGGGACTTGTATACCTAAAACGTGGAAATGTGATGGCGAG GTTGACTGCCCAGATGGTTCCGATGAGAGTGAAATATgccaaagaaagaaatgttcaTCCGAAATGTTTACTTGTTTCAACGGTCGTTGCATTGATTTAATTCTAAAGTGCAATGGAATTAGTGAATGTGAAGATGAtagcgatgaaaaatattgcaacgacaaaagtagaaataataatatcaattgtaCTGCGgatgaatataaatgtttcgaCTCGGATCTATGTATTCCCAAACGATTTAG atgtgatggaattaaaaattgtccaAAAAACGATGATGAACGTGATTGCGCCCGATGTAACGAAGCAGAGTACGTTtgcgaaaataagaaatgcaTTGAGAAAAGCTGGGTATGCGATAGAATCGATGATTGTGGCGATGGATCGGATGAAAGAAATTGTGATGGTAGTAATTGGAAGATGAACAGTATCAGCATGGTTTCTAATTGCAAAGAATTCAAATGTTCCAATGGAATCTGTCTTCCCTTTAGCAAAGTGTGCGATGGAAAAATAGATTGTTCAGATCAGAGTGACGAATTTGGAGACTGTG aaatttcTTGTACCAAGAACAATCCCTGTACAAATATGTGCCACAAAACACCCACTGGTCCTGTCTGTAGTTGCAGAAACGGATATCATTTAAGCAATGATTTAAAAACTTGTGAAGATATCGACGaatgtaaacaaaatatttgttcacAAATTTGTCACAATACAAATGGATCTTTTATTTGTTCGTGTTACGAGGGATATGTCATTCGAAGTGATAAAACTTCATGCAAAGTGgcag GATCacaaatggaaataattattgtttctgATACTCATATTAGGAAATTGTCATCAAActtaaattcgatcgaatttatttacaaagaaatagatttcgaaataaatggtATTGATGTGAACACAAGAGAAGACACTATTTACTGGAGTAatg AAATGCTaggtatgataaataaaatacatgtgAAAACTAAAGAACGAAAGACTGTTACTGGTCTTGGCAGACCGGAAGCTTTAGCTGTTGATTGGATTACCGATAACgtatactttaataataatgactaTTCCAGCAGTATTGAG GTATGCAATTTAGAACAAAAGAAATGTGCTAAAATAGTGTCGATCGCGGGAAAAAATCATGTAATCTCTATCGCTGTCGAACCGAAAAAAGg ATGGCTATTTTGGAGTCAAACTTCTTGGGCATTTTATGATAGACCTATgtcgaaaatatatcgatccaATACAATGGGCAATAATGCAACAGCAATTGTACATCTTGATCTTGGTCTTGTACTCGCATTAACTATTGATTATACACGATCTAAATTATATTGGTCAGAtacacattttaaaaatattgaatcttcGAATTTAGATGGTTCTAATCGTGCTGTAGTTTTAAATACAGGT ATACATCAAGCTatgagtattaatatatatgaggACTTTTTATATTGGTTGATGGGAGGAACtggtataataagaaaatgtaaattatatggtGACAAATCATGTACAACAATTCCTATTGGTACTTCAAATATCaacaagtattttattattttacatacaatCAGGCAACCTATAG gaaaaaatgtttgtgaaaaatataaatgtaattatatgtgTGTTTTGGGAAACAATGGTCCTGCTTGTATTTGTCCTGATGGATATCcaaaagattctaaaaatacttgtttggaaaatatgaatacaaaACTTATATTCAACTCAAGcttagttatttataaaaacgaaAGTATTCGACATCAAAATGGAACATTAAttggtataataataacagtatTAGCATGCATAATAATTGGATCAGCCTATTTTTATTACCAGAAAATCAAACCAaacttttcaaagaaaaataatctcag tattcattttcaaaatccaTCATATGATCagagaaatgaaattgcaCCCACGCTCAATTGTATCTCGGGGTTACCACCTGGAGAACATGAATACGTTAATCCAATAATAGATATACAAAag aatcaaaatgaaaatataacacaaaagaatgaaaaacaaatgacaaaaatacttaatttcgatcgatcggatAATGAATCTGAAGAGTCTGCGAATAAACAAGATattagtttaatataa
- the LOC411372 gene encoding glutathione synthetase has protein sequence MEISRLQPCIQLQLSKEELESIIDKAKDWALMHGISMRSKVSFNKNQVQVLPFTLLPSSFPRKNFEKAKNIQILLNELIHKVAHNNDFLTESLKSTIDADPFTAKLFSIYETVYKEGFSQTLSLGLFRSDYMLHENQIKQVELNTIASSFGGIVTITSQYHKFILSELGHIDKIKNIPENNPINGLCKGLIHAWKLYGNKKAVILFIVENITYNICDQRFHEFEISKINPYIKIIRRSLKDLVSEAKLGSNKQLIVGNLEVSVVYFRSGYEVEAYPTEREWQVRLLIERSQAIKCPSIHYHLAGTKKVQQSLAYPNALNIFLKDSNKIKQIQEVYAGLYSLEFNNEAEEIINNAISNPKKYVLKPQREGGGNNIYNEDIKLHFESMKNSKERTAWILMDRFYPPVQNNYIVRVHNEPFEDNQLHFSDVVSELGIYGIIIGNHNGIIHNEEVGHVLRTKPSNENEGGIAAGIGAIDSPYLID, from the exons atggaaatatcaCGTTTACAACCTTGTATTCAATTACAACtttcaaaagaagaattagaaaGTATTATTGATAAGGCTAAAGATTGGGCACTTATGCAtg gtATAAGTATGCGATCAAaagtatcttttaataaaaatcaagtgCAAGTTTTACCATTTACTTTATTACCATCAAGCTTTcctagaaaaaattttgagaaagctaagaatattcaaatattattgaatgaattaattcataaagtggcacataataatgattttctaaCGGAAAGCTTAAAAAG tacaaTCGATGCAGATCCATTTACAGCaaaattatttagtatatatGAAACTGTATATAAAGAAGGATTTAGTCaa acTTTAAGTCTTGGATTATTTCGATCAGATTATATGTTACATGAAAATCAGATTAAACAAGTTGAATTAAATACTATTGCAAGTAGTTTTGGAGGAATAGTTACTATTACTTCTCAATATcacaa atttattttatcagaattAGGACATATAGacaaaataaagaat attccagaaaataatccaattaatGGACTTTGTAAAGGTTTAATACATGCGTGGAAATTATATGGtaataaaaa ggctgtaatattatttattgttgaaaatattacttataatatatgtgaCCAAAGGTTtcatgaatttgaaatttctaaaattaatcccTATATTAAGATAATCAGAAGAAGTTTGAAAGATTTAGTATCTGAAGCAAAATTAGGATCAAATAAGCAATTAATAGT TGGAAATTTAGAAGTTTCTGTAGTTTATTTTCGTTCGGGTTATGAAGTTGAAGCTTATCCTACTGAACGAGAATGGCAAGttagattattaatagaaCGTTCTCAAGCAATAAAATGTCCATCAATCCATTATCATCTTGCTGGTACTAAGAag gtACAACAATCTTTGGCTTATCCTAATGcactcaatatatttttaaaagatagtaataaaataaaacaaatacaagAAGTATATGCTGGACTTTATTCTTTAGAATtt AATAATGAAgcagaagaaataattaataatgctaTATCAAAcccaaaaaaatatgtattaaaaccACAAAGAGAAGGAGGtggaaacaatatttataatgaagatATAAAGTTGCATTTCGaatctatgaaaaattcaaaagaaagaaCAGCTTGGATATTAATGGATCGTTTTTATCCTCctgtacaaaataattatattgtacgtGTTCATAATGAGCCTTTTGAAGATAATCAATTACACTTTTCTGATGTTGTATCAGAACTTGGTATTTATGGGATTATTATtgg gAATCATAATGGTATCATACATAATGAAGAAGTAGGACATGTTCTGAGAACAAAACCatcaaatgaaaatgaagGTGGAATAGCAGCTGGAATTGGTGCTATTGATAGTCCATATctcattgattaa
- the LOC552294 gene encoding far upstream element-binding protein 3: MSDYSAVAPPQNFSQSSAFAAALQRAKQIAAKINPAGAQNNQDAKLKRPLEDGSEPEAKKMASLVSDPLIGLRGPAGSNSLGESINPTGRSGQGGSSSGPIGNVGGICNEDIRVPDNMVGLIIGRGGEQITRLQSETGCKIQMASESGLPERVCTLTGSREAVNRAKELVLSIVNQRSRTEGIGDMSGSSGGMMGHPGFVEIMIPGPKVGLIIGKGGETIKQLQEKSGAKMVVIQEGPSQEQEKPLRITGDPQKVEYAKQLVYELIAEKEMQMFHRGSRGSDRSGNYSNDSNFNHGSGTTDGVEVLVPRAAVGVVIGKGGDMIKKIQAETGARVQFQQGREDGPGDRKCIVSGKHQAVEQVRQRIQELIDSVMRRDDGRSNMGTRSGPRGNGFSNNRNPNEYGGWDRRQGGPMQDKIETTFTVPSSKCGIIIGKGGETIKQINQQTGAHCELDRRNQSNENEKIFIIRGNPEQVEHAKRIFSEKLGMAPANTSFTGTQGAIGYNPTWNAGTAYQAWPSQPQSTDTNTASQTPVQVNPQTGQPDYSAQWAEYYRSLGMHREADMIEQQAKQGKQDHNQQSGNTQNQSNTSTPNAAGSTQQQQQQTQQQQQTGATQNGGQADYSAQWAEYYRSIGKIKEAEAIEAQMKAGKLGIQNNQIAQQQIQQSIQSQSGPTSGTPNTFPQTYGSYPTINASSTPTGYYAAGAGSTTQPQTGQQNPSFPTGYQNYPYSQTNTES; the protein is encoded by the exons ATGAGTGACTATTCAGCGGTTGCTCCGCCTCAAAATTTTAGTCAAAGCTCCGCATTTGCGGCAGCTTTGCAACGTGCAAAACAA ATAGCAGCAAAGATTAACCCAGCTGGTGCTCAAAATAATCAGGATGCTAAATTAAAACGTCCCCTTGAAGATGGATcag AACCTGAGGCAAAAAAAATGGCGTCATTAGTGTCAGATCCATTAATAGGACTTCGTGGCCCAGCAGGAAGTAATTCTTTAGGGGAATCAATTAATCCAACTGGACGATCAGGACAAGGAGGATCTTCATCAGGACCAATAGGAAATGTAGGTGGTATCTGTAATGAAGATATCAGAGTTCCAGATAACATGGTTGGTCTGA TAATTGGCAGAGGTGGAGAACAGATAACAAGATTACAAAGTGAAACAGGATGTAAAATACAAATGGCATCAGAAAGTGGGCTACCTGAACGTGTTTGCACATTAACTGGTTCACGAGAAGCTGTCAA TCGAGCTAAAGAATTGGTATTATCAATTGTAAATCAAAGAAGTAGAACTGAAGGAATTGGCGATATGAGTGGAAGCAGTGGAGGAATGATGGGTCATCCAGGATTTGTTGAAATAATGATTCCTGGACCAAAAGTTGgtttaattattggaaaaggaggagaaacaATAAAACAACTTCAAGAAAAATCTGGAGCAAAAATGGTTGTTATACAAGAAGGCCCTTCTCAAGAACAAGAAAAACCTTTAAg gataACTGGTGATCCTCAAAAAGTTGAATATGCCAAACAATtagtatatgaattaatagCTGAAAAAGAAATGCAAATGTTTCATAGAGGTTCAAGAGGGAGTGATAGGAgtggaaattattcaaatgatagtaattttaatcatgGTTCTGGAACTACTGATGGAGTAGAG gtaCTTGTTCCAAGAGCTGCTGTAGGTGTTGTTATTGGTAAGGGAGgagatatgattaaaaaaatacaagcaGAAACTGGAGCAAGAGTTCAATTTCAACAAGGACGAGAAGATGGTCCTGGGGATAGAAAATGTATAGTATCTGGAAAGCATCAAGCTGTAGAACAAGTGCGTCAACGTATTCAAGAACTTATTGATAGTGTAatg agaaGAGATGATGGTAGAAGTAATATGGGAACAAGAAGTGGTCCAAGAGGCAATGGATTTAGCAATAATCGAAATCCAAATGAATATGGTGGATGGGATAGACGTCAAGGAGGTCCTATGcaagataaaatagaaacgaCATTCACTGTTCCATCTTCAAAATGTGGTATCATTATTGGAAaag gTGGTGAAAccattaaacaaattaatcagCAGACTGGAGCACATTGTGAATTAGATAGAAGAAATCAAAgtaatgaaaatgagaaaattttcataattcgtGGAAATCCCGAACAAGTGGAACAtgcaaaaagaatatttagtgAAAAATTAGGCatg GCTCCGGCTAATACTTCATTTACTGGTACACAAGGAGCAATTGGATATAATCCAACATGGAATGCAGGAACAGCTTATCAAGCATGGCCAAGTCAACCTCAATCTACTGATACAA aTACTGCAAGTCAAACACCTGTTCAAGTAAATCCACAAACGGGACAACCGGATTATAGTGCACAATGGGCAGAATATTATAGATCACTAGGTATGCATAGAGAAGCAGATATGATTGAACAACAAGCAAAACAAGGAAAACAAGATCATAATCAACAATCAG GAAATACACAGAATCAATCTAATACATCAACACCTAATGCTGCTGGATCTacccaacaacaacaacaacaaacacaacaacaacaacagacAGGAGCAACACAGAATGGCGGTCAAGCCGATTATAGTGCACAATGGGCAGAGTATTATAGAAGTAttggtaaaataaaagaagcagAAGCTATAGAAGCTCAAATGAAAGCAGGCAAg TTGGGGATACAAAACAATCAAATTGCTCAACAACAAATACAACAAAGTATACAAAGTCAATCCGGTCCAACAAGTGGGACTCCTAATACATTTCCACAAACTTATGGTAGTTATCCAACAATAAATGCTAGTTCAACTCCTACGGGTTATTATGCAGCAGGAGCTGGATCTACCACACAGCCACAAACTGGTCAACAAAATCCGTCTTTCCCAACGGGCTATCAGAACTATCCTTATTCACAAACGAATACAGAAAGTTAA